GCTGGCGGCGAACATCACCAATACCGTCGCGCTGTGTCCCGGACACATCGGTGCGACGCTCGCGCAGTCTTCCGCGCTTCGCGGCCAGCGTGCGCTGCTGTCGGTTCTCCTGCCCGCGGGAATTCTCGGAGGCCTGGCCGGAGGAGAGCTGCTGCTGCACACCGGCGAGGCGGCGTTCCGCCAGGCCGTGCCGCTGCTCCTGCTTGCCTCTTCGCTGCTGCTGGCCGCGCAGGACCGCGTGCGCGCGTTCCTCGTCGCGCGCCAGCAAAGGCGCGGCTCGGCCGACGGCCATGCTCGCCTGGCCGGGCCCCTGGTGGCCGTTGCCGCCGTTTACGGCGGGTATTTCGGCGCCGGACTCGGGGTCGTGCTGCTGGCGTCCCTCGGCATCGTGCTCGACGAGCCGCTCGTGCGCATCAACGCGCTGAAGCAGG
This genomic stretch from Candidatus Binatia bacterium harbors:
- a CDS encoding sulfite exporter TauE/SafE family protein — encoded protein: MLGATSTLGPLELVAVGAAALAAGIVNALAGGGTLLTFPMLTAVGVPALAANITNTVALCPGHIGATLAQSSALRGQRALLSVLLPAGILGGLAGGELLLHTGEAAFRQAVPLLLLASSLLLAAQDRVRAFLVARQQRRGSADGHARLAGPLVAVAAVYGGYFGAGLGVVLLASLGIVLDEPLVRINALKQVIALVVNVAAAVFFLFSDQVQWAAAGAMAVGALAGGALGGHLTSRVDPSRLRHAMVAIGVILSVVYFVR